The following coding sequences lie in one Halorhodospira halophila genomic window:
- a CDS encoding macro domain-containing protein, producing the protein MQARFADLIVETRVGDIAAQDDCDAVVNAANAQLMPGGGVAGALHRAAGPELAEACRPLAPIQPGQAVITSGFALPNRHVIHCLGPVYGVDEPGEQLLAACYRNALRRAEEHWLTSLAMPALSTGAFGFPMERAARVAVGTLRSTAAQLRHVRRACFVLADESARSIHDQVIQELAEEQGG; encoded by the coding sequence ATGCAGGCACGATTCGCGGATCTCATTGTAGAGACGCGGGTGGGGGACATTGCCGCCCAGGATGATTGCGATGCCGTGGTCAATGCCGCCAATGCCCAGCTGATGCCCGGCGGCGGGGTCGCTGGCGCGTTGCATCGCGCCGCCGGCCCGGAGCTGGCCGAAGCGTGCCGGCCGCTGGCGCCCATCCAGCCGGGGCAGGCGGTGATCACCTCCGGCTTCGCCCTGCCGAACCGGCACGTCATCCACTGCCTCGGGCCGGTCTACGGCGTCGACGAGCCCGGCGAGCAGCTGCTCGCCGCCTGCTACCGCAACGCGCTGCGCCGCGCCGAGGAGCACTGGCTGACCAGCCTGGCCATGCCGGCGTTGTCCACTGGTGCCTTCGGGTTTCCCATGGAGCGCGCCGCCCGCGTCGCCGTGGGCACCCTGCGCAGCACGGCGGCGCAGCTCCGGCACGTACGGCGCGCCTGCTTCGTCCTCGCCGACGAGTCAGCGCGCAGCATCCACGACCAAGTGATTCAAGAGCTGGCGGAGGAACAAGGTGGCTAA
- the djlA gene encoding co-chaperone DjlA — translation MQQPYRIVRRWSGRILATLGGWLIAGWSGAVAGLAVGALIDLWVRLTQVVGLVWSGCGLGRTQRLFLGATALTMGHLAKSDGRVSEQEIAAARRVLGELPLDERGRRRAITIFNRGKAPDAPLRPVLGLLRVVGRNRPQELARFLEFQLRVALADGALDAPRERLLRRIWHQVGVSRADLDARLAELRRGTVRRGVRPTLDHAYRLLGLSRGASSDEVRRAYRRAISQSHPDRLIARGVSEEELEAAGERTRQIRAAYEAIREARGGS, via the coding sequence ATGCAGCAGCCGTACCGCATAGTTCGCCGCTGGTCGGGGCGGATCCTCGCCACCCTCGGCGGCTGGCTCATCGCCGGCTGGAGCGGGGCGGTGGCGGGCTTGGCCGTGGGGGCCCTGATCGATCTGTGGGTGCGCCTGACCCAGGTCGTGGGGCTGGTCTGGAGCGGCTGCGGCCTGGGCCGCACGCAGCGTCTTTTCCTCGGCGCTACGGCCCTGACCATGGGTCATCTGGCCAAGAGCGACGGCCGCGTCAGCGAGCAGGAGATCGCCGCCGCCCGCCGGGTGCTGGGAGAGCTGCCGCTGGACGAGCGTGGCCGCCGGCGGGCGATCACCATCTTCAACCGCGGCAAGGCGCCCGACGCCCCGCTGCGTCCTGTGCTTGGCCTGCTGCGGGTGGTTGGCCGCAACCGTCCCCAGGAGCTGGCCCGCTTTCTGGAGTTCCAGCTGCGCGTGGCGCTGGCTGATGGCGCCCTGGATGCGCCGCGGGAAAGACTGCTGCGCCGCATCTGGCACCAGGTGGGGGTGTCTCGGGCCGACCTCGACGCCCGACTGGCCGAGCTGCGCCGCGGCACGGTCCGCCGCGGCGTGCGCCCGACCCTGGACCACGCCTACCGGCTGCTTGGGCTCAGTCGCGGGGCGAGTAGTGACGAGGTGCGCAGGGCCTACCGGCGCGCGATCAGTCAGAGCCACCCCGACCGACTGATTGCCCGGGGCGTCTCGGAGGAGGAGCTGGAGGCCGCCGGCGAGCGGACCCGCCAGATCCGGGCCGCCTACGAGGCCATCCGTGAGGCCCGCGGCGGCTCCTGA
- a CDS encoding FAD-dependent oxidoreductase, translating into MPDKHVAVVGGGIAGAGAAWLLAGRHRVTLFEAEDYVGGHTCTIDARLSDGHHPVDTGFMVFNPRNYPHLCALFDHLGIEAQASDMSFACADRDDDLEYNGESLRGLFAQRRNLVRPGFLRMVYDILRFNRRAKRDLAGSLDDHLPLGEYLDAGGYGPGFRRHYLMPMAAAIWSASPSTLRAFPARRFLAFFRNHGLLDLADRPQWHTVPGGARRYIDQLLPALHAVHTSTPVRRVQRLDAGGVRLSGDDGELGEFDEVVLAAHADQTLAMLDAPTDEEARLLGQCRFQDNLALLHTDPSAMPQRRRIWASWNHISAADEQSRRPVSVTYWLNRLQQVPSEQNIFVSLNPVDAIDDAYVQRRLAFTHPVLDGDAAAAQDALPAIQGRDRLWFCGAWTGFGFHEDGLRSAVRVAEQLGCPPPWGGEAQAAPASATAAAGQPAGEAA; encoded by the coding sequence GTGCCGGACAAGCATGTCGCAGTCGTCGGCGGAGGGATCGCCGGCGCCGGAGCCGCCTGGCTGCTGGCGGGCCGGCATCGGGTCACGCTCTTCGAGGCCGAGGACTACGTCGGTGGCCACACCTGCACCATCGACGCCCGCCTGAGCGACGGCCACCACCCGGTGGACACCGGGTTCATGGTCTTCAACCCGCGCAACTACCCCCACCTGTGCGCCCTGTTCGACCACCTGGGCATTGAGGCCCAGGCCTCGGACATGTCCTTTGCCTGCGCCGACCGCGACGACGACCTGGAGTATAACGGCGAGAGCCTGCGCGGGCTTTTCGCCCAACGGCGCAACCTGGTCCGCCCGGGCTTCCTGCGCATGGTCTACGATATCCTGCGCTTCAATCGCCGCGCCAAGCGCGATCTGGCCGGCAGCCTGGACGACCACCTGCCACTGGGCGAGTACCTGGACGCCGGCGGGTACGGCCCCGGGTTCCGCCGCCACTACCTGATGCCCATGGCCGCGGCGATCTGGTCCGCCTCGCCGAGCACCCTGCGCGCCTTCCCGGCCCGGCGCTTCCTGGCCTTCTTCCGCAACCACGGACTGCTCGATCTGGCCGACCGCCCGCAGTGGCACACCGTCCCCGGTGGCGCGCGGCGCTATATCGACCAGCTCCTGCCGGCCCTCCACGCGGTGCACACCAGCACGCCGGTGCGTCGGGTCCAGCGCCTAGACGCAGGAGGCGTGCGGCTGAGCGGTGACGACGGCGAACTGGGCGAGTTCGACGAGGTAGTCCTGGCCGCCCACGCCGACCAGACGCTGGCCATGCTCGACGCCCCCACCGACGAGGAGGCCCGGCTGCTCGGCCAATGCCGCTTCCAGGACAACCTGGCGCTGCTGCACACCGACCCCTCGGCCATGCCGCAACGCCGCCGCATCTGGGCCAGCTGGAACCACATCAGCGCCGCCGACGAGCAATCCCGGCGCCCGGTCTCGGTCACCTACTGGCTGAACCGCCTGCAGCAGGTGCCCAGCGAGCAGAACATCTTCGTCAGCCTCAACCCAGTGGACGCCATCGACGACGCCTACGTGCAGCGGCGGCTGGCCTTCACGCACCCGGTCCTCGACGGGGACGCCGCCGCCGCCCAGGACGCGCTGCCGGCGATCCAGGGCCGCGACCGGCTGTGGTTCTGCGGCGCGTGGACCGGCTTCGGCTTCCACGAGGACGGTCTGCGCTCGGCGGTGCGCGTCGCCGAGCAGCTCGGCTGCCCGCCGCCGTGGGGCGGCGAGGCGCAGGCCGCCCCGGCCAGCGCCACCGCGGCCGCCGGACAGCCGGCGGGGGAGGCGGCATGA
- a CDS encoding DUF1365 domain-containing protein, translating to MIEAPALYVGGVTHRRSIAPQYHFRYRYAAFLFDVDDLPALDARCRLFAYNRSGPISLHDRDYGPRDGTPLRPWIDSVLAERGLDTADGRVLLLTVPRVLNHAFNPLSVWFCLDRDERPRAVLCEVHNTFGEVYGYLLHQDGAPMPFPIRSQATKVFHVSPFLPVDGEYRFRFSALTESLAVAIGYHGEEGRRLSAVQTGERRSLTDGQLLRILGRLPPPGIRALVGIHWQALKIYLRGGRFHSKPESPKELVG from the coding sequence ATGATCGAAGCCCCTGCGCTCTACGTCGGTGGGGTCACCCACCGGCGCAGCATCGCGCCGCAGTACCATTTCCGCTACCGCTACGCCGCGTTCCTCTTCGACGTTGACGACCTCCCGGCGCTGGATGCGCGGTGCCGGCTATTCGCCTACAACCGCAGCGGGCCGATCAGCCTTCACGATCGGGACTACGGCCCGCGGGACGGTACGCCGCTGCGCCCGTGGATCGATTCGGTGCTGGCCGAGCGCGGCCTGGACACGGCGGACGGCCGCGTCCTGCTGCTGACCGTGCCCCGAGTGCTCAACCACGCCTTCAATCCGCTGTCGGTGTGGTTCTGCCTCGACCGGGACGAGCGCCCGCGCGCCGTGCTCTGCGAGGTGCACAACACCTTCGGCGAGGTCTACGGCTACCTGCTCCACCAGGACGGGGCGCCCATGCCTTTCCCCATTCGCAGCCAGGCCACCAAGGTCTTTCACGTCTCGCCGTTCCTGCCCGTCGACGGCGAGTACCGCTTCCGCTTCTCGGCGCTGACCGAGTCGCTGGCGGTGGCCATCGGCTACCATGGCGAGGAGGGGCGCCGCCTGTCGGCGGTGCAGACCGGTGAGCGCCGTTCGCTGACCGACGGTCAGCTGCTGCGCATCCTCGGCCGGCTGCCGCCGCCGGGGATCCGCGCCCTGGTCGGCATCCACTGGCAGGCGCTGAAGATCTACCTGCGCGGTGGCCGATTCCACAGCAAACCCGAATCACCCAAGGAGCTCGTTGGATGA
- a CDS encoding SAM-dependent methyltransferase, with amino-acid sequence MTQISQTGSARTQPGVPLAARPLIRWLARFRTGTLRLHLPDGRSLMFGGEIDGPAAEMTLHRPARLVARVLHRGDIGFAESFMAGEWDTPALAPLIQVMASNEHAYNATPAGRWYTRALLGLLHRLRANTLRGSRRNIAYHYDLGNDFYRLWLDETMTYSSALFAEPEQPLADAQRNKYRRTLDELGAQPGERVLEIGCGWGGFAREAAGAGLAVTGLTLSREQLAWAQSALAEADLNDRADLRLQDYREVSGQFDHIVSIEMFEAVGQEHWPAFFDTVYRCLRPGGRALLQIITIDEASWPVYTGGPDFIQRYIFPGGMLPTEHHVREGLGAAGLHCERVTSHAGDYADTLLAWHERFLACSDQVRAQGFDERFRRMWRYYLGYCEGGFRCGRIDLQRFLVRRPHA; translated from the coding sequence ATGACGCAGATCAGCCAAACCGGATCTGCCCGCACACAACCCGGTGTGCCGCTGGCAGCGCGGCCGCTGATCCGTTGGCTGGCGCGCTTTCGCACCGGCACCTTGCGCCTGCACCTGCCCGACGGCCGCTCGCTGATGTTCGGCGGCGAGATCGATGGCCCAGCTGCCGAGATGACCCTGCACCGGCCGGCCCGACTGGTCGCGCGCGTCCTGCACCGCGGCGACATCGGCTTCGCCGAGAGCTTCATGGCCGGCGAGTGGGACACCCCGGCGCTGGCGCCGCTGATCCAGGTGATGGCCAGCAATGAACACGCCTACAACGCCACGCCGGCAGGGCGCTGGTACACCCGCGCCCTGCTCGGGCTGCTGCACCGACTGCGCGCCAACACCCTGCGCGGCAGCCGGCGCAACATCGCCTACCACTACGACCTGGGCAACGACTTCTACCGCCTGTGGCTGGACGAGACCATGACCTACTCCTCGGCACTCTTCGCCGAGCCCGAACAGCCACTGGCCGACGCACAGCGCAACAAGTACCGGCGCACCCTCGATGAGCTGGGCGCGCAGCCCGGTGAGCGGGTGCTGGAGATCGGCTGCGGCTGGGGCGGTTTCGCCCGGGAGGCAGCCGGTGCCGGGTTGGCGGTGACCGGGCTGACGCTCTCCCGCGAGCAGCTGGCCTGGGCGCAGTCGGCGCTGGCCGAGGCGGACCTGAACGACCGGGCCGATCTGCGCCTGCAGGACTACCGCGAGGTGTCCGGGCAGTTCGACCACATCGTCTCCATCGAGATGTTCGAGGCCGTCGGCCAGGAGCACTGGCCCGCCTTCTTCGACACCGTCTACCGCTGCCTGCGCCCCGGCGGGCGGGCTCTGCTGCAGATCATTACCATCGACGAGGCATCCTGGCCGGTCTACACCGGTGGCCCGGACTTCATCCAGCGCTACATCTTCCCCGGCGGCATGCTGCCCACCGAGCACCACGTCCGCGAGGGCCTCGGCGCCGCCGGGCTGCACTGCGAGCGGGTGACCAGCCACGCCGGTGATTACGCCGACACGCTGCTGGCGTGGCATGAGCGTTTCCTCGCCTGTAGCGACCAGGTCCGGGCACAGGGCTTTGACGAGCGCTTCCGGCGCATGTGGCGCTATTACCTCGGCTACTGCGAGGGCGGCTTCCGTTGCGGGCGCATCGATCTGCAGCGTTTCCTGGTCCGGCGCCCGCATGCCTGA
- a CDS encoding MerR family transcriptional regulator: MPDETPVYPIRTVAEFTGVNPVTLRAWERRYGLIRPHRTAKGHRLYSEGDIARIRRILQLLDRGVLISRAREALAAEESGEEIAAGEEPWPAWRSHLARALARFEPAALDGALSELLSLYPVDRAASHVLLPVLSERLAGDAEAVAEGHLLAAYLRGRLGHLANRAPAQGQGQRLLLAAPAQPGPATGVTGVALCILALTALNRGHHPVLLGEAVPAAAIDAGARRAAADHLLLYGGAHPAAAWDEAVANLAGGWPGQTAVTGPAAEQPDGLPAGVRALAGEPHQVIDRLCHPPQQGD, encoded by the coding sequence ATGCCTGACGAGACGCCGGTCTATCCGATCCGCACCGTCGCGGAGTTCACCGGCGTCAACCCGGTCACCCTGCGGGCGTGGGAGCGTCGCTACGGACTCATCCGTCCACACCGCACCGCCAAGGGCCACCGCCTCTACTCGGAGGGCGATATCGCGCGGATCCGGCGGATCCTCCAGCTCCTCGACCGCGGGGTGCTGATCAGCCGGGCCCGCGAAGCGCTCGCCGCCGAGGAGAGCGGCGAGGAGATCGCCGCCGGTGAGGAGCCTTGGCCGGCCTGGCGCAGCCACCTGGCCCGGGCCCTGGCGCGTTTCGAGCCCGCCGCTCTGGACGGCGCCCTGAGCGAGCTGCTCAGCCTCTACCCGGTGGACCGGGCGGCGAGCCACGTTCTGCTGCCGGTGCTCAGCGAGCGCCTGGCCGGCGATGCCGAGGCGGTGGCCGAGGGGCACCTGCTGGCCGCTTACCTGCGCGGGCGCCTGGGGCACCTGGCCAATCGGGCGCCGGCGCAGGGCCAGGGGCAGCGCCTGCTGCTGGCCGCACCGGCGCAGCCGGGACCCGCCACCGGCGTCACCGGCGTGGCCCTGTGCATCCTGGCGCTGACCGCCCTGAACCGGGGCCACCACCCGGTACTGCTCGGCGAGGCGGTGCCGGCGGCGGCCATCGATGCCGGGGCCCGCCGCGCTGCGGCGGACCACCTGCTGCTCTACGGCGGCGCCCATCCGGCGGCAGCCTGGGACGAGGCAGTAGCCAACCTGGCCGGCGGCTGGCCGGGCCAGACGGCGGTCACCGGCCCGGCCGCTGAGCAGCCCGATGGCCTGCCGGCCGGGGTGCGGGCCCTGGCCGGCGAGCCCCACCAGGTCATCGACCGCCTCTGCCACCCACCGCAACAGGGAGACTGA
- a CDS encoding FAD-binding domain-containing protein yields MSTALVWLRRDLRLADQPALARAAQAAERIAPVYIHAPEEARPAAGAASLWWLHHSLAALDAELAAAGSRLCLDSGSSAERLCHWAQISDATVVYCTAIAEPWARQQEAAVAEALAGIGARLEVLPDGLLTDPSAVRNRSGTPYRAFTPFWRSVRAQLDPPRPTSPPALPGLPEAIPEPQPLEALGLLPRIRWDEKLAASWQPGTVGATQRLERFLETAATAYAEQRDYPARPGTSRLSPHLHFGEVSIRTLWHAVHDARQAQPAAAEALDTFLAELGWREFAYHLLWQQPQLHDTPIDKRFGRFAWREDPDGALLDAWRRGATGVPLVDAGMRELWATGWMHNRVRMVVGSFLVKNLRLPWQHGEAHFRDTLVDWDLASNSMGWQWVSGCGADAAPYFRVFNPVRQGERFDPDGEYVRQWVPEVAGLPKSHIHQPWAAPADTRARCGLRLGHNYPEPLVDLATSRKEALAAFQALG; encoded by the coding sequence GTGAGCACCGCCCTTGTCTGGCTGCGCCGGGACCTGCGCCTGGCCGATCAGCCGGCCCTGGCCCGCGCCGCACAGGCTGCGGAGCGCATCGCCCCGGTCTACATCCACGCCCCGGAGGAAGCCCGACCCGCCGCCGGCGCAGCCAGCCTGTGGTGGCTGCACCACAGCCTCGCCGCCCTGGACGCCGAGCTGGCCGCCGCCGGCAGCCGGCTTTGCCTGGACAGCGGATCGAGCGCCGAGCGGCTGTGCCACTGGGCGCAGATCAGCGACGCCACGGTGGTCTACTGCACGGCCATCGCCGAGCCGTGGGCCCGACAGCAGGAGGCTGCCGTCGCCGAGGCGCTGGCCGGGATCGGGGCCCGCCTGGAGGTCCTCCCCGACGGCCTGCTCACCGACCCGAGCGCTGTGCGCAACCGCAGCGGCACCCCGTACCGAGCCTTCACCCCCTTCTGGCGCAGTGTCCGCGCGCAGCTGGATCCACCACGTCCGACTTCGCCCCCGGCACTGCCCGGTTTGCCGGAGGCCATCCCGGAACCACAGCCGCTGGAGGCACTGGGGTTGCTGCCGCGCATCCGCTGGGACGAAAAACTGGCTGCCTCCTGGCAGCCCGGTACCGTCGGCGCCACGCAGCGCCTGGAGCGGTTCCTGGAAACGGCAGCAACCGCTTACGCCGAGCAGCGCGACTACCCGGCGCGACCAGGGACCTCGCGGCTGTCGCCGCACCTGCACTTCGGCGAGGTCAGCATCCGCACGCTCTGGCACGCCGTACACGACGCCCGGCAGGCGCAGCCGGCGGCGGCCGAGGCCCTGGACACCTTCCTTGCCGAACTGGGCTGGCGGGAGTTCGCCTACCACCTCCTCTGGCAGCAGCCGCAGCTGCACGACACACCCATCGACAAGCGGTTCGGCCGCTTCGCCTGGCGCGAGGATCCGGACGGCGCCCTGCTCGACGCCTGGCGCCGGGGTGCGACCGGCGTACCCCTGGTGGATGCCGGCATGCGCGAGCTCTGGGCCACCGGCTGGATGCATAACCGGGTGCGCATGGTGGTCGGCTCCTTCCTGGTCAAGAACCTGCGCCTGCCCTGGCAGCACGGCGAGGCGCACTTCCGCGATACGCTGGTGGACTGGGATCTGGCCAGCAACAGCATGGGCTGGCAGTGGGTCAGCGGCTGCGGTGCCGACGCCGCCCCCTATTTCCGCGTCTTCAACCCGGTCCGCCAGGGCGAGCGCTTCGACCCGGATGGCGAGTATGTCCGGCAGTGGGTCCCCGAGGTCGCCGGCCTGCCCAAGAGCCATATCCACCAACCCTGGGCGGCGCCCGCCGACACCCGGGCGCGCTGCGGCCTGCGCCTCGGGCACAACTACCCCGAGCCGCTGGTCGATCTGGCCACCAGCCGCAAGGAGGCGCTGGCAGCATTCCAGGCCCTCGGGTAG
- a CDS encoding phosphoribosylaminoimidazolesuccinocarboxamide synthase: MTTSTPVSQTRIQSLPLLHSGKVRDIYAVDDQRLLIVATDRLSAFDVILPDPIPDKGAVLTRVSNFWFRKTGHLAANHLLDTPPESVVAPEEADQVRERGVVVRRLQALPVEAIVRGYLAGSGWQSYQQDGTVSGVALPGGLRQSDRLPEPIFTPTTKAAVGDHDEPISFAQTVELIGADLAERIRTIALEIFALATEHAEARGLIIADTKLEFGVTPEGEPVIIDELLTPDSSRFWPADAWQPGTAPPAFDKQYIRDHLEALGWDKRPPAPHLSDDVIRRTADKYREAERLLTR; this comes from the coding sequence ATGACAACAAGTACGCCCGTTTCCCAGACCCGCATCCAGAGCTTGCCGCTGCTGCACAGCGGCAAGGTCCGTGACATCTACGCCGTGGACGACCAACGGCTGCTGATCGTGGCCACCGATCGGCTCTCGGCCTTCGATGTCATCCTTCCGGACCCGATCCCCGACAAGGGGGCGGTGCTGACCCGGGTCTCGAACTTCTGGTTCCGCAAGACTGGGCACTTGGCCGCCAACCACCTGCTCGATACCCCACCGGAGTCGGTGGTGGCCCCGGAAGAGGCCGATCAGGTCCGCGAGCGCGGCGTGGTGGTCCGCCGCCTGCAGGCACTGCCCGTGGAGGCCATCGTCCGCGGCTACCTGGCTGGCTCCGGGTGGCAGTCCTACCAGCAGGACGGCACCGTCTCCGGGGTCGCCCTGCCCGGCGGCCTGCGCCAGTCGGACCGACTGCCCGAACCAATCTTCACGCCGACCACCAAGGCCGCTGTCGGCGACCACGACGAACCGATCTCGTTCGCTCAGACCGTCGAGCTCATCGGCGCCGATCTGGCCGAACGGATCCGCACCATCGCCCTGGAGATCTTCGCGTTGGCCACCGAGCACGCGGAAGCCCGCGGGCTGATCATCGCCGACACCAAGCTGGAGTTCGGCGTCACACCGGAGGGCGAGCCGGTGATCATCGACGAGCTGCTGACCCCGGACTCGTCGCGCTTCTGGCCGGCCGACGCCTGGCAACCCGGCACTGCGCCCCCGGCCTTCGACAAGCAGTACATCCGCGATCACCTCGAGGCGCTGGGCTGGGACAAGCGCCCGCCGGCGCCCCACCTGAGCGACGACGTGATCCGCAGAACCGCGGATAAGTACCGCGAGGCCGAGCGCCTGCTCACCCGCTAG